Within Oreochromis niloticus isolate F11D_XX linkage group LG2, O_niloticus_UMD_NMBU, whole genome shotgun sequence, the genomic segment TGGTCAGCAGTAACACTATGAGTCATTTTTGATCAGtgtgcatattaaacaaatatatacattGCTTTCTGTCACCcatgcaatatctctaaaattagaaacatcttgCCTCAGAGTAGTCTGTGCCTTCATCATGTCACAACTGGACTTTTGTACGCCAATATTATTGGAGTGTTCTAGAAGTTTCCTCTGTTGATCCAGAACTCTgtaagacctcatagtaccttATTATCCTTGTAGTTCCTAGAGTTTCTGAAAGTAGACAGAGCCATCAACCTTCAGAGCCCTCTCAtcccagtttggattctggAAACAGTGACTTTCTATTTTCAAGATGAGCTTATAGTTATTGTTAGATAAGGTGACCCTAAATCaccccttagttatgctgctataggctTCTCCTCTCACCTCCTGTAACTCCCGCAGGTATTGATATGCCACTATTGCATACCATTACATTGTGTGTTCTCTCTCCCATGTTCCCCCATCTCTCTATGCGGTCCTTTTTTCTTTAGTCTTTTCTCTCACGCCCAGCTTCAGGATGTTGTGATCCCTCCTGAACTCTGccggagttcttccttcccactttcaTCAAGTGCTTGCTCTTGGGGGCCTCATCTGATTGTTGGCATTGGGTCTttaccattgactgtagaaaagatggacgacgcgacaccgcctcctcccattgtgcaaaaatgaatcccgcttgtggaggctgccatcatgcaaatttggagccagagtctgcgcagtagtgacttgaggtggagctactgtgtaacgctcccgcccacacacccgctggacgtgaccgcaaacacgcccccctacactttttacgtagcccggctgctccagttcatttgctggtttaccgcggctgacgactcgtttaattaaggtaaatacaaccatgtcactgttataaaaaaagacacacagcttatcatcttatagttctaaaatcactctgttgttaattcgtttgctagattagccgctagcatacgcacctgttggaggcttgttgctagctagttagcgatgctacacacctaaTACTCTTAATAGtctgttattgaaggattcagcacttatgttttttttatccatttttagacagcgatgagatcatctgcacactctacagaagcccagagttactgttaatatcaaaaatataatgctgtcctttgagattttaacataagactgtcagtgtaatggatctaaaacggtttaaatcttcagagccctctacagcctggtaacatggaaactttaaaaacagcagcagaacgtttcagtagtgtagtctaatttgttcttttcatttaataatagactccatattatatcaacagctacattcaccctggagagaaactagtgagggagaccaccaggaccaagctgggtttcctggatccagaggtttggagaaacttcttccctttctttcatcacagctgtcctgtgccagaagttctgttgacccTCTGAAAGcggcatcatttaagaaacaccaggaagactgaagctcatcgcattgatcaagcaggactcatgatcttcaccagcagctccctcacagggaaatcttcagcactcctccgtaggcctgccccaggagatggataaaacCCAGTGTAGCTGTTGTCATGATGACATTGTATATAATTTGGATTATTTCTTTATCTTGTCAAGATTCATGTCATGATTGTAAATTGTTTAAGCTGTACATtactttatgtttgttttttttgtagtcAACAGTttggtgcttttattttgaaagtcaagTTCTCTTACAAGTTGCGCTAGTTTCCTCTTTGggtagaaagaagaaaaacacctgtAAGCGTGCAGAAAGGATGGTTTTTATTCAAAGACATGTTAAGTGGACTTTAACTACACACGGTTAAAGGAAACCTCAGAAGAACGGTGGCTAATTCCCTTTTTGCAGCATGCAGCCAACGaggtatttattgatttatcgTGTTTGTTGTACAGTGTTATTTTTAGTGCTGTGTCTTACgctgagttttattttgttaatacTGTATAGTTTTCACGGTGGCTTTGGAGAGAAGTCTTCAAATAAACCAGTGACAGAAAACCACTTGCGTCTGCCTGTGCTTCGAGGGAATTatacccagcatttcatgaacactgtgatggagacctttggtttgtgtaatgttataaatactcggatactctccagaggctccggacttttacataaagatattatattcagtcctgtaagttatatatttaaaaatatatgatcctctctggttactctgggaTGAATAACTCTCAATCACTTTAtagtaaataacacactatctgcaaaaaactgtgaaagaattccagatgacaagtttgtagttcaacatacaagtgatgaCGTTTGACCTttatcaggttttatttaattgtgttagagaaaatctcatatgctcttcatgcagctgagtacatcaagtgtttaaaacggaagatgtgcaggtctgagatcagcagctttctgaaacaccaaactgaggtcctgttaatgctgatatatagtgacacagttacatgagagattaatccttttgtttttttgtctttaactttatcagtaaagctgcagctttcactacagcacatgtggtactttaacctttgcactgttttcatcagttcattttgcagttaacatgtgaacatgttggatgatctgtctgctgtcactgggtggtgctgaggtctgaatctgagggcagctcctgtaatcacaaagagaacagaaccatcaaactcagatataaattttatccctcaaaattgaaataaagctgattcttctgtcctcacacactcaggatctgaagttcttctcttacatttttttcagtattacagtacactacagtactttaatccatagttcctgattaatgaggagttactgaagtacaagcttttaaaaaagatgttactgtctttacagatgtggcaagagcctgaaaacatgctgtttgcacatatttaatattcagctctgcacaggagctgcagcagagtGCAGCCTgatgcttttacagtataatacttgtaataaaagtacagtaacagtaattagtgactgagtagcccggggcgtttctcttgatttctttagtaaattcattcacctgcacagattagctaaacgaaccccgaaagccgagtgctcattttagctagctaggtctcaggacctaAGGACCGTACTTACGGATTagcttaccgaaaaagtgcagcggggcctcgggtccttctgtcgggtagtccagtttactgaagaacacctcaggatgtcaggttaaaacactcggtcgtgttttcgtaacgtaaacgctggccctcctctcagagcctacgctctatctgctattcccgaacacagatacgcaagtttctccgtgactgcagctgccagtcaaagctgctatgatgacgtttcaccccaatttaacattgccgctgtaggaattagaatcaaacatgagaaaggagaccccttggacatcaatcagcatgttgagaactattgataacaaaagaaagaatctttggaaaaaaattatctaaggagaattaatttattttagtctgaccccagtcccatccgctaacatggaggaggcggggtttatgacctatactgcagccagacaccagggggcgatagagacgttttggcttcatttttggggagctgtcgcgtcgtccatgttttctacagtcaatggtctttaccttacagtataaaacaCTTTGACGTGATATTGTTGTtaattggtgctatataaataaaaatgaatttaattgaattaaattgaattaatcTAGAGCAaaggtaggcaactccaggcctcgaaggccggtgtcctgcaggttttagatcgcaccctgggtcaacacacctgaatcaaatgattagttcattaccaggcctctggagaactacaagacatgttgaggaagtaatttagcaatttgagtcagctgtgttggatcaaggacacatctaaaacctgcaggacccctcgaggcctggagtttcccacccctggtctagagaTCTGCAGCATCTGTGCAGTAATATCGTGGTTTAATCGACATAAATTACTGAAAGTGTATCTGCGTCATCGCACTAGCTTattcattaattatttaatacATTAATAGTGTTAATGAACCAATTCCAATGCTTTTTCTGTTATAATTAAAACTGTAAGTCAAAGCTATTGTAAAATACTGCAGTTTTAAGTCATCATCACTACATATGATGAGTGTCACGCTTTTTTTTGCCATAAATGAATCAAAAAACCAAAGTAGTTCTTTTATAATTCCCTCCTTCATGTTTGCAGATGCATACTGTTATATCGAGATAGAAAGGTGGAGGAGGTAGATGTCTCCCAAGGACACGTGTCACACTGCGTCCTGCTTTGGTCCACAGTCCTGAGTTGTTGGCTCGGTGCTGAGATGTCTGCAGTGGCCCTTCTCATGGCTTTTCTTTTGCCCCTTGCTGCTGGCCTGGAAGCATGTCCAGCTGTCCCATCATTCTGTCAGCACCGCTGTCTCCCTCAGCCCCAGATTAAAAACGCTAAAGGGGCCGCCAGGAAAAGTGGCTTGCCCTCATCTCTCAGGACttatgtcaaaaatgtttcagtcCTCAGGTAATTTGCTACAGTCTGGGATCCTTTCACTATTTACATCAAAGACCCTTGcaaaaagagggaaagagaaagaaatgaaagggaggaaaaaatgatatttagtTGTGAGTAGTGACAGATCTACATTCTTGAGTATTGACATGTGATCTTAGTGAGGAGTCCTCCTCTCTGCGCGGATGCTGACGGAGTCTAGAGCAGTCCTTCAATCTGACTGATAAAAGCAGTGGGTCCATGGACTGTCTTCCAAAGCAGAGCTTAGTCAAACAAATTGACTCAACTCCAAAAGAATGCACAGTCACTCCTACACAAATAGACAGCACACCAGAGGTTCAGAAAATCACAAACAGTTACTCCACAGAGCAGTTCCTCATCTGTTTTTCTCACATTCAACAGATTCCAAAATATGAAGGGCAAAATGTGCATAATGTGCTGTCTGGATTTTTCCTCTGCATACTTTTTCAGGCAATTTAATCATGTTGCCAAAATATAGGGAGGAGCACTGAATCAGTCTGAAATGGCCTTGGAAAGGTGCACAAGTATTCTGCATTTAAATGTAAGCTGATTCTCCCTCCTGTGTAAGATCATTTTCCCCTGTTGGACCTACAAACGGGTTAAGACCTGTGAAATGAGGGAGAGGAATCAGAACTGTTCCGGTTTTGAAAGTGTActtgtgttttttcatttaatttcaatGACAAATACCCAGAGGAAAAAGTATCAGGactaatgatttaaaaaaaaaattgaaataatGTTTTTGGGGCAACGTGATATGGTCCATtgcactgtcacctcacagcgAGAAGGTCCAGGGTTCGACTCTAAGCTTGGGCCGTTCTCCCGGTATCCGTGAGGAATCTTTTCAGTTTGCTCcaaagtccaaagacatgtatggggttaggttaattggccgtaggtgtgaatctgtttctctgtgttagccctgcgacaaaCTGGCAGCTGGGATAGCTGGGAATTTTAATCTATTGAGCATTTTACACAAGTTATAACAGGCAGTTCAACACATGGTTTTTAGCTTAGTTTTCATCTGGCCTAACCGATGGGCTCAGGTCATGGTGAGGCGTCCGTCATCCATCCACAGTCCATAAGACACGCTTCTTCACCCAGAGTAGTCTTTAGATTTTAGTGAAACAAGATTAATTTGTCCTGGCTGTAACTGTGAGCCTCACTGACAGCTTAGTGGATCTGAATCTTTCCATACGTCACACATTACAATAACCTGTAAACTGAGCTACTATATCACTGACTTTTTGATTTGACTCTAAAATTCTAATACAGTCTGCTGTCTTCATGTGTAAAACAGTAAGTGATTTTCATCATCTCACAGTTTGAAATGTGTAGTTGTCctgattttttttacactgcaaaagaaattcACCTTTTCTCTAATCCTTTCACTTTCCCAAGAAACTGCAGCTGCTATGAGTGAAGCAAATGATGGAAATTACAGTCATAAACCTACTCACCCACAAAAGATAAGTATTTTAAACTGCATTCTTTGTAATGACAAGTAGGGGGCGACTTTGAAAATTATGGTCCCATTTAGAGAAAAATGGACAGTAAAGCATTCCCTACCTTGTGACCGACAAGTCATTAAAATATGAGTGTGCACAACTTTGCTAACTAATTTCTTTTATATCCTATTGCTGGTTACTTTCAGGATCAGAGTGGGTTTTCCAATACCACAAATGTTTTAGTGTTGTGTAAGCCAACTTGATCTCTCAGATGACCTCAATCAgaaaataatcaatagaaacctctttttgtatttcttcttctcttcaatGTGGGCGCCCCCGTGtggtcacagactaaatgaccACAAATGACCTTTTTGAAAGGGTAGTCCCAATTTCACCTAAACATCAGAGATACTATAGTAGTATGATAGCTTCAACATACTGAATAGAATTAGATTTGTCAGTTCTACACTTTGTcatgtagaaaaataaaaaaaaatattataagaCTTTGGGGGCGGGGTGTTTGATTTAATCAGTTTGTGTGTTGAACcctaatcaaaaacaaaaaataacctAAACTTTATGgttattttttaacaaaaactatGTTGATGACCTGCATCTAGGGTACTGATTATCGAtcaaaatgaaatgcccaaatTTGCTCTACCAAAACTGATAAATATATAAGAGCTGCTGAGTCGGAGTAAATCTGTGATGTTTGTCACCCTCGGTCCTGAAAAGACCGCCTGTAGATGTTTTCTGGGTGCTTCTCCTTCTGGCAGACAGTCATAAAGAGCACCTGCGTTGTGGAGCTGCTGGGCTAAGTACAGTGTGCATACTGTGTAGTGTACATACTGCACTTTCAACACATACaagtgtgcacatgtgtgatgGAAGTGTTTGACACCAGTCCCGTCTCAGCATTTGGACTTTTGAAACGCACCAACACAAAGGAATTTGCAGATTCTCTGCAGGCCGAGACAAACCTGTGACATCTTCACAGCACAACATCTCGAGCTTTCTACAAACCAGGAATGCAACctggcagaaaaaaaacagtgattAAAGAGGGTAACAGGATCAGCTGTAATCAGCTTGTCCTGAGAAAATGCCAGGGAGTTTTCATCCTTTGTCAGGTCAATCCAAGAGGTGATTCCTTTTCCTATTAATTATCTGCCGTGccgcaaaaaaagaaaagaaaagaaaaaaaatatcatatCTCCGGCATGAGCAACTGTCTCTGCTTTCTTTCCAGAATTATCCAAACAGGCAGTGTGGGGAATCGAGCTATACAGTGATGTGCGTGCCCTCTCATTTCTCTGACAAAGAACAATGGCTACCTCATAACTCCAGAGTTTCTTCAGAAGTGGGGGGGGGATAACGATTATCCAAAGACATGTTCTCTCATGTGACAAATTCTGTTTTCTCAGGCCAAATCCTTTGGTGCCTCTCTGCTGAAAATATTCAGAGCTTGTAATAGAGATTTAATCAGAAGATAAGGAGTGGCCTGAGCACTGAGAGACGGAAAGAGAGAAGAGTGATGATCGTGCATCTCGAGCTTATCGCTGATGGAATAGCTCAATGACATCCTCTATTTAGCCCGAATGACAGCCGCCTTTTATAACACCCGCTGGAAGAGGTCACGAAGGAATCCAGATCAGCTTCTCTGCCACGCAGGTGTATGCTGTGTCAATGCTGCCCTCTTTTGATCGTGTAAGGAATATCATCAAACCGGCTCAGCTTTTTTACACTTTCATTCTTATATCCTGGAAACTACATGTGTCCACTTAAAGCCTACTGCTGGTTGATTAAACATCTTAATTTAGGGGGAACACAAGAGGGCTGTAGGACTTAcagtgtgttaaaaaaaaaataaattacagaaTATCATCAAAGAGGAACTTTGACATGGTTTTACACCTTTGAGTTAATTTattgcacatttttaaaattgtatgtaTCCTAACTTCAAACATTGCATCAGACAGCTGTTAAAAAGTGATCGGTCATCATGTCAATGTTCAAGTTGCTTCATTTAAAGGCTCTTATTCATTGGCCTTTCAAAACGCCATGTGCAACGGCAGAGGTGAGATCATAAGCCggtgaaaaaaatgcaattaaaaGATTCATTTcgttaacacaaacacattctgTTCAAATGCTTGATCCTGAAGGGCATGCTTTAATATTGTTTCTAAGGCACACAGGGCAGGGCAGTTAAGAGCAATTAAGTTGCTGTGTGAATTCAAAAGTGTAGTCAAACCCGATAAATTCTCACACAGTCTTTAGTGCAGTCTTATGGTGCGATGTGGAGGCTGTGTATATGTACCCTAGACCCATGGTTTTCAAACTTTGGCTCCGATGCCCCTGGTGGGGCATTACAGGGGgaagcatgaacattttttggcATCTAAGACAAGGTTTGAGAACCAGTGGGATAAACTATGCCTCTAATGCTCTTTAATGCCACATAAGTAACATGACATTAAAATACTGTGTGTAGGTTCATTTTTAGCCAGAGGAGCTGCTTCTGATACTGTCCTGTAACAGCTGCGAACCAACTGGAAATTTGAAGCCTAGTATTtgcaaaacacacattaaatattaattatCACTGATGGAATCCGGAGCTACACTGCTGCACTGTGGTTGATGAACTGCCCCGTGTTTCTTGGGCAAACACGCCTCCAGATGTTGCCACAGCCTCCATTAGCTGTTGCTTTACTACTGTGACTTGTGAAAATGTACATGAAAATAATGTTTTCAAGCTCTTTTAGTGAGATTATAAAcaagatttgatttgatatgtCAGCACTCACTGTGAAGTGTTTTAAGGCTGCCTGAGAAATTGCCCTGCACCTCTCAACAACTCTgaacaataaaattaaatgcTAATTGTAGAGCTGTTGTTGACACCGTTGGCTGTTAAGTTTCAAAGAGCTGAGACACTCAAACCATGAATGGCCCACTTTACCCGATGGCCCAATTTACTTCAGTTTACCTTATtagcattttaaagaaaaatacatttagcaTCTGGTGCAAGGTTGTTGGgttctggttttgttttttcccttacAGATTAAGAAttgaaaatacaaacaaaataaaatcagtttttggTCTCAGACTGgccacaaatatttttttaaaaatgtaaaaaaatgtatGGCTCTGCCATTGTTCAGGATTGTTGAGGAGCTATTGATTTAGATTAATGACATATCACATGGGCACGGGTGGAAGCGAATACACACTTTATAAATTTGAACTTAATTTATTTACAAGAGAAATAATACATTATAGGCGACTTTAAAAATCTGTACACTGTACATTCAAGGCTTTGAGAATTTTCCACCCTCAGTTGCAATTTATCCCCACCAGGTGGCTCTGCTGCTGTCAGCATGTCAGTCTGATCCACATCAAAACCAAGGCCTCCAAATGGGTGAGGAAGAGTTTGGTGCCGACACTTCCCTGTGTAGAAGGTTTGAGGGGGGTCTCATTGTGGTGAGAGGGGAGAGGCTGGAGTGAGGAACTGTGGGTGAGAAGCTAAAGAAGGAGGTGTTGGAAGATGGAGGTGAAAGGCTGGGGGGGAAGGAGAAGTGAGAGGCAAATGACGCAAAAGGAGAAGAGGTGGCATACATGGAGAAAGAAGGGGAGAGccagggagaaggaggagggcTCAGGTAGTCGTGGCATGGCGTGGAACAAGCAAGAGGCTGAAATGGAGAATAAGATGGGAAAAGCAAAATGGGAGGATCTTCTTTGGAGTCGAATGAGCAAATGGCATCCACAGATGCTGCGTGCTGGTTGAAGTCTGGTTTCAGCTGCCTACCCTCTGTGTGATGTTTAAGCCCCTCAATCAGGCTTGTTCTCTGTGCCGGTGTTATCATGTGCATGTAGCTGGTCAGCTGGGCCACACACTGCTGAAAACCTGCACTCTCTGTGCTAAAGAGAGGAGGAGCATTGGACTCCGAGTGGCCACTGTCTGCCAAAGGAGCATGAGTATCCAATGAGTCTGCAGGATGCAAAAAGATAGAGATGTGAGGGATAAACAAGTGGAACATGAATATGCTGGTTTTAGTTTGATTTTGCTTAACTAACCATCGCTCGGGCCCTTTTTATCAGTCCACTTTTGGAGATAGTCAACAGCCAAGTCCAGAATCTCTGCTTTCTCTATTTTAGGATTCTGCAGCCGCTGTTGATGATGcacagataaaaagaaaaacaaagaagaggagaaacaaatTTTACCACTGCATTTGTGGCTTATTTGCCAACTCATACAAAGTTAAAGGAAGGTTGTTCAGACATTACTCACTGGATCAGACGTGGCATTCATCAGCAGATGCCTCAGTTCAGCTAGACTTTGATTTATTCGatctcttctcttcttttccaCAACTGGCTTCAGAGTCTAGGAGAGAGGTCACGACAAAGCTTTGCCTTAGTGATGTGATGAAAATTCAACACAATGCATGATGACTTCTTGCTTTCCTAAAGCTAAGAAGCTACTTTTGTCCTCGTCTACCCAATTTAGAATAAGAACATTTGTTTACAGTGATAAAAAGTTTTCCTAACCCCAAAAAGAATCATGCAATATAACACagaataataatacattttcctacccttttcctgctcttccCATCATTCTGAGTTTGGTTTTGGAGTTTCCTGGTCATGTTGCAGTGCTCTATCCAAATGTCCTCCAGAGGTTTAAAGCCCCCTGCCTCCTACAGGGGGACTTATAAGTGCACCTCCTGCGacctctgattggctggcaCGTGTGCGTGATGACACTGAGCAGAGACTCCAGTGACTGTGGGAAAACCGAAACTTGAAACTATTACCAACATGGTGACAATTAAAGGCAACATGTTAAATCTATGGCTAAACGTGTGGCCTgcagatagatagacagatagatagatagatagatagatagatagatagatagatagatagatagatagatagatagatagatagatagatagatagatagatagatagatagatagatagatagatagatagatagatagatagatagatagatagataaggAAAGAGGTTTGGTTGCTCTCAACACTTCCAAGAAGGTGCACTTGGTGAAGTGAGATCATGGGAAACATCCCATTCTCGTGGGaacagggacaaagtgagaaaaCAAGCAGCTACGAGGACTTTTGTGACGTGTGAGACATCAGCACGTCGCATGAAGTGATTTTTGTCCTTCCTCTTCTTTAAAGACCAAGTTAAGATGAAGGAGTAGGGCGCAAATTGAAGATAGCCTCGTGTGTTGTCTTCGTTTGCAGCTATACGCACACAAGATAATCGTTAAAATGTAGATTTAAGCAACTTCGCGAGCGCACAGTTGTAGATATGGGCCAAATGGGAGAAGGGCAAGTTGGTGTGCTGACGTGATGACGTGTGAAGATGATGATTATGACACCCAAGCGTTAAGTGTGTGCCGGTTTCTCCTTCGGGACAGTTTGTCGGGTGTTTGGACTTCACACAAACTCTTTCAAAATCAAACCACTTGTCGACCTCGCTCCACGTTCCCAAACCTGTCAGGTCCGACA encodes:
- the her11 gene encoding hairy-related 11; protein product: MTRKLQNQTQNDGKSRKRTLKPVVEKKRRDRINQSLAELRHLLMNATSDPRLQNPKIEKAEILDLAVDYLQKWTDKKGPSDDSLDTHAPLADSGHSESNAPPLFSTESAGFQQCVAQLTSYMHMITPAQRTSLIEGLKHHTEGRQLKPDFNQHAASVDAICSFDSKEDPPILLFPSYSPFQPLACSTPCHDYLSPPPSPWLSPSFSMYATSSPFASFASHFSFPPSLSPPSSNTSFFSFSPTVPHSSLSPLTTMRPPSNLLHREVSAPNSSSPIWRPWF